In the genome of Ammoniphilus sp. CFH 90114, the window GGTGACCGTCAAACAGGAAGTGTCAGCTTTCGAGAAAGAGCTTGCGTCCAAAGAAGCTTATGGAGAGGGCTTATTAGAAGAGTTGCAAACACTTCGTATGTGGGGTGGAGTGATTCCGGTTAAAGGACGAGGAGTTGCTGTAACACTTACGGAGAGTACTCAACAGAAGGACAATCTTGGGGGCGAGGCAACAGTACGCGAGGAGACCTTAAGACAAATCATTAATGAGCTTTTTGCAGCTGGAGCGGAAGCCGTTAGTCTGAATGGCCAGCGATTAACGACTCATTCGGCGATTGTATATTCTGGTTTAGTCATGTTGGTTAACGACACCAAAATTAATGCCCCGTACGAAATCTTAGCAATAGGAGATCCCGTTATACTTAAGACAGCATTGGATATGCCTGGTGGAGTCCTTGATCACTTAAGGCGCTATTCTAATGCGGGTATGCTTATTGAGAAGAAGGATGAGGTAGAGCTCCCTGCCTTCACAGGAGGTTCCTTATGAGTGATCGCAGCAAAAAAAAATAGAACAACCCTTTTACTCATAACGGTCACTTGTTTACTAGTTGGCTATCTCTTAGGTATACAATATTTATCTAATCAGCAAGAATCACAAAAAGATAATCAGGACGTTACCCTCCTTCGGCAAGAATTACAAAAGAAACGCGAAAATAATATGAACCTGCAAGCCGATATTGAAAAATCTCATGGCCTCCTTCAACAATATAGAAGTTCCATCAAAGAGGCAGATTCTTTTTCTGTTATTCAGGAAGAAATTGAACGTCTTCAAACCTTAACGGGGAGTGCAGGCGTGGAGGGTCAAGGGCTTATCGTGCGAATTGAAGACATTCCCTACGACGATAACGATAGTTATTTTGAAAACTACTTTGATGAGATTGTATATGATGATGACCTTCGGTACCTTGTTAATGAATTGTTTGCGTCTGGGGCTCGTCATATGGCTTTGAATGGCCATCGGATTACTCCTACCACTTATATTAGAACCGTTGGTGACAACATATTAATTGACACCATACCTATTAATACCCCGTATATCATTGAAGCCATTGGAGACCCTGCTCTATTAGAATCTTCTATAAAGATAAAAGGGTTTGAAGAGTATTTTAGCATCATGAATAAGCAGCTCGTCTTGGAAAGAATAGATAAAATGAGGATTAGCCCTTTTCGAGGCAGTCCCTATATTCGTGAGATGAAGCCTTTAGAAGAAAAAACATCAGGATAAAGCATCACCATTAGATAAGCCACCCTCAAAGAAGGGTGGCTTTAGTTGTTAAAACATCTTAACGAAGTGTTTTGACATGTTCCTGACACAATTCTCCATTACAATAATGGGTGCAATAAAGTCTTCTTAAGCTCAAAATGTGGAAAAAGTTGGCGAACTTCCACGAATTTAATTAAAATAGATATAATTCGCTGTTTGTTCAGCACGATACTTGCCAATGGAGGTGGAAGAGATTGAAGTGGAATCATAGATTAACTATTTTTCTTGCTTTAGGTTTACTTGTTGGATCGATTCCCAATGAAACTAGTGCACACTCGGATATACAGGTGAAAATTGACAACCATCCTATCTCTTTTGAACAGGCACCCATGATCTATCACGATTTTACCATGGTACCGATGCGAGAGATCTTCGAGAAATTAGGTGCAGAGGTGAATTGGAACCAAGACACGCAAACCGTGATAGCCTCAAAGGATAACGTGACTATTCAACTAAAGATAGGTTCAACGTATGCATTAAAAAATTATCAGCAGATTCCATTGGATGTGCCAGCATTCGTTCAAACTGGAAGGACAGTGGTCCCGCTGAGGGTAGTTAGTGAGTCCTTTGGGGCTGATGTGATTTGGGAGAAATCAACCAAAACGGTCTATATCACTTCCCCACAAGAGAAAATAGAATCAGATCCTTCCATAGCCATTTTAACCATGGAAGATGCGGTGAAGTCAGCGGAAGCGCATAGTTATGATATGAAAACTGCGCAACAGAACATCGAAAGCAATGATATAAAAATGGAAGACGCAGCGGATGAATTGGAGTACACCCCCATAGGCACTGGGAATGGCCAAGACGATGCGGCAGTTCGTTCAGCCTTTAAACAGGTTGCCTCTTCTAATATCAATTACTCCATGTCGAAGAAACAAGCTGAAGTGACAAGCGATCAGGTCCGGTTCAGTGTGATGAAAGCCTATCAAGATATTCTCGTAAAACAAAATGATGTCATTGATAGAGAAGAATCACTAGAAGTAGCCCAAATGGAAGAACAGGCTGCTCTAGCGAAAGCCAAAATGGGCCGAATATCCGAGGTGGAAAAAAATCAGATCATGAAAGCCAGGACAGAGGCTGAAAAGAATGTGCAAACCGCAAAGACGGCTCTTTCTGATGCCTGGACCAAGCTCAATACCTTGATGGGAAAATCAA includes:
- a CDS encoding DUF881 domain-containing protein: MRIRKVHVYMSLVALVFGFMISFSVKYTKQVQVWEEIPEQLDKKQEIQEQMIKEQVEKQALMDQLVTVKQEVSAFEKELASKEAYGEGLLEELQTLRMWGGVIPVKGRGVAVTLTESTQQKDNLGGEATVREETLRQIINELFAAGAEAVSLNGQRLTTHSAIVYSGLVMLVNDTKINAPYEILAIGDPVILKTALDMPGGVLDHLRRYSNAGMLIEKKDEVELPAFTGGSL
- a CDS encoding DUF881 domain-containing protein; this encodes MIAAKKNRTTLLLITVTCLLVGYLLGIQYLSNQQESQKDNQDVTLLRQELQKKRENNMNLQADIEKSHGLLQQYRSSIKEADSFSVIQEEIERLQTLTGSAGVEGQGLIVRIEDIPYDDNDSYFENYFDEIVYDDDLRYLVNELFASGARHMALNGHRITPTTYIRTVGDNILIDTIPINTPYIIEAIGDPALLESSIKIKGFEEYFSIMNKQLVLERIDKMRISPFRGSPYIREMKPLEEKTSG
- a CDS encoding stalk domain-containing protein codes for the protein MKWNHRLTIFLALGLLVGSIPNETSAHSDIQVKIDNHPISFEQAPMIYHDFTMVPMREIFEKLGAEVNWNQDTQTVIASKDNVTIQLKIGSTYALKNYQQIPLDVPAFVQTGRTVVPLRVVSESFGADVIWEKSTKTVYITSPQEKIESDPSIAILTMEDAVKSAEAHSYDMKTAQQNIESNDIKMEDAADELEYTPIGTGNGQDDAAVRSAFKQVASSNINYSMSKKQAEVTSDQVRFSVMKAYQDILVKQNDVIDREESLEVAQMEEQAALAKAKMGRISEVEKNQIMKARTEAEKNVQTAKTALSDAWTKLNTLMGKSKDRTYLLADKPTYVEPEEWDVNTQITRMISSSPSIWLLEKQVELAELDVNLFSFNAGGNYDLTKMDVEKAQTTLARSKEQLEETIRSMYSDMERLKDQYHVLKINLQTAEDNLRVTEAKYAKGLVTALEVKRDKNSFNQKKRQLEEIAIQMDQLNHRWNKPWTN